A genome region from Manis javanica isolate MJ-LG chromosome 3, MJ_LKY, whole genome shotgun sequence includes the following:
- the ANKUB1 gene encoding protein ANKUB1 produces the protein MRIFIAFEGSFEPFDVSADETVGAVKLMIQDYFHISLSEDEQGRRYLELIYAGAPLKDSWSLADVGISFCSTLKCSVKEENKPTLYVFNAVTQEIMPMMESISFLGKKVSDLRTMVSLRCGFPVSVFCLRTPKGLEMYDCNTLGDYKVAIGTTLRLDVWDGWKEFLKGCLLGQKLKAQRYLSNEGPVLKYQKRVALYIAAFYGYVELTEWALKQGARPYEAVGVHPCRVWCHEALHADVSKCPIHAAAEAGQLLILKAFVNCSVLCLECKNLSGQIPLTIAFKHQHKDCVLYLLSKMWSTVSFPKISVPMRIYVRIKQWVLRAQSHNFNKSQLCRARVFGEKVGDTVVVDGFTKPKMTSKSWHKAGNKNSQSPVGKLPTLGNQTASRKPVDPSAISQQNTRQEALKFPPLVDANTFSELQRHQQQSQENITIIARKKEKLLKNTYLPQLPLPPVSRVAYSHPSFYYATPSADWVFKSSFASFSEHSGKTPRENAIYCLAVASSFKEKRWLQQLEIARVLARKSISNLTTQGGLTACENSPEIML, from the exons ATGAGGATTTTCATCGCCTTTGAAGGATCGTTTGAACCGTTTGATGTTTCAGCAGATGAAACTGTAGGGGCTGTCAAGCTGATGATACAG GATTATTTCCATATTAGTCTGTCTGAAGATGAACAAGGCAGGCGGTATCTGGAGCTGATATATGCTGGAGCACCCCTAAAGGACAGCTGGAGTCTTGCTGATGTTGGAATATCTTTTTGTTCAACTCTCAAATGCTCTGTTAAG gAAGAAAATAAGCCAACTCTCTATGTGTTCAATGCTGTGACCCAAGAGATAATGCCGATGATGGAGAGCATTTCTTTTCTTGGTAAAAAAGTGTCTGATCTGAGGACAATGGTATCTCTGAGATGTGGCTTCCCTGTGAGTGTCTTCTGTCTCCGGACCCCAAAAGGACTGGAGATGTATGACTGCAACACCCTCGGGGACTACAAGGTGGCCATCG GCACAACACTGCGCTTGGACGTCTgggatggatggaaggaattCCTGAAAGGCTGTCTCCTCGGACAAAAACTTAAAGCCCAGCGCTATTTATCAAATGAAGGACCAGTACTCAA GTATCAGAAAAGGGTAGCCCTGTACATTGCTGCCTTTTACGGGTACGTCGAGCTCACAGAATGGGCCCTGAAGCAGGGCGCAAGGCCCTATGAAGCAGTCGGTGTTCACCCCTGTCGAGTATGGTGCCACGAAGCCCTTCATGCAGATGTCTCTAAATGCCCCATTCATGCAGCAGCAGAAGCCGGCCAACTGTTGATTCTGAAGGCCTTTGTCAACTGCAGCGTGCTGTGCCTGGAATGCAAAAATTTATCAGGCCAAATTCCCCTGACCATTGCATTCAAACACCAGCATAAAGACTGTGtattatatttattgagtaaaatgTGGTCCACGGtttcttttccaaaaatttcAGTCCCCATGAGGATTTATGTTAGAATAAAACAATGGGTCCTCAGAGCTCAGAGTCACAACTTTAATAAAAGTCAGCTTTGCAGAGCAAGGGTCTTTGGGGAGAAAGTTGGAGACACTGTGGTGGTGGATGGTTTCACCAAACCGAAAATGACCTCCAAGAGCTGGCATAAGGCTGGGAACAAGAACTCACAAAGCCCTGTGGGCAAGCTACCAACTCTGGGCAACCAAACTGCAAGCAGGAAACCTGTCGATCCTTCAGCAATTTCTCAGCAGAACACAAGACAAGAAGCCCTCAAATTTCCTCCTCTGGTAGATGCAAATACATTCTCTGAATTACAGAGACATCAACAGCAAAGTCAGGAAAATATTACTATCAtagcaaggaaaaaagaaaagcttttaaaaaatacgtaTCTCCCCCAGCTCCCGCTCCCTCCAGTTTCAAGAGTGGCCTATTCACACCCATCATTTTACTATGCAACACCCAGTGCTGACTGGGTATTCAAATCCTCCTTCGCCTCTTTCTCAGAGCACAGTGGGAAGACACCAAGGGAGAACGCCATCTACTGCTTAGCTGTGGCCAG